The nucleotide sequence CTCTCATCGAGCAAGGCCGCGTACACCTGAGCGGGGGCGGCATCGATGAAGCGCTCGCTGTGCAGGAGGCCGAGAACCTCCTTGCGCTCCTCCGGCGGCAACGCGCGGTGCGAGGGCGGGCGCGCAGCCCGCTCCTTCGGCTTCACGATGCGGCGGTAATAGGTGGCGCGCGCGAGCCCCACTGCATCTCACGCGGCAGCGATACCCAGCGTCTCCGCAGCCTCGGCCACGACCTTCACGAGTTCTCCTCGCTGCTGTCGGCAAGGTCGAGCCCCAGCAGCTCCGAGACTTTTTTTGCAACTCGACGAGGGCCTCGGCCTTCTTCGCCCGGGCGGTCAGCCTCGCGATCTCTCGCTGCTGCTCGGCGATCTTGCGGTCGCGCTCATCGACGACCTTCGACTGCGGCGGCCCGCGTCTCTTGGGCGTGAGACCGGCATTGCCGAATTCACGCCGAGCCCGGCGCCACTCGACCAGGTGCGATGAGTACAGGCCCTCTCGCCGGAGGATCGCGCTGATCTCTCCTGGCTCGGTGCAGCGGTCGATTTCCTCGAGGATCTTCCGCTTGTACTCCGCGGTGAACTTCCTGGCGGCTTGGCGGACACCTCCACCTCCGGGGGCGCCACCTTCTTCGCTGCTTCCATCATGCAGTCCGTGAGCTCGCCCTCGTCGGTAAACTACCCGAGGTGCGCTGTCTCACGCACGTTGACAGAGAGGGGCCTGCCGGAATCCTTCCTCCAAGCCGAACGAGATCCGCGCCACAATTCCGCAGCTGCCCAGGCCCAACCGTTCATCGCCGCTCGGTAGGCTTCGGTGGCCTTCTGCTGAAGGCATCAAGGCTGTTCTAGTAGAGTCGTGCGGTGGAAGCGGTGCCCTGGGGCGTGCAACCGATGCGGGTCTCACGGTGGCGGCTCGTTCGCATAGAGCGGTACGTCACCCGCGCTGGCCGGGGGCTCGTCCAAGCTAATGGGTCGGCCGTATCCAAGCTGGTAGTCGTAGCCACCGCCGCCCCAGCACCGCACCCCGCCGTGATCGAGGAGAGCGCAGGTGTGGGAAGCACCAGCCGAAATCTGGACAACTCGTCCACCGACGTCCACCTCGGGCGGTGGCATCTCGCCAGCTTCGTCGCCGAGGGCGAGGGGGGCACCGCCTTGAGCGGTCCGGGGGAACCGATCTCCGTAGCCGAGCTGGCCATACCACAATTGCCCCCAGCAGCGCACCCTCCCGGAAGCCAGCAGCGCACAGGAATGGAATTCGCCCGCGGCGACCTGCACCGCCGGCTCGCCCAGGCCGACGGCGCCTGCGTCCCTGGGCGTCTCGTCATCGCCGACGTTCTCGACGCTTCCGTAGCCGAGCCTGCCGTCTGCGCCGTTTCCCCAGCAATGCACCGCGCCGCTCTCGAGCACGGCGCAGGTATGTTCGCCAGACAAATCGAGTTGGACGACGGTGCCACCTACGTCCACGACATCCGCATCCTCCAGTGCGACCGAGTTCGTGTGGCCGTAGCCATGGTATCCGGTGACCGTCGTGGTCCAACACCTGACGCTGCCGGGGTCGAGCAGTGCGCAGGCATGCCAAGCCCCGAACACGAGCTGGCGGACGACGCCAACCTCATCGACGTTCTCCAACCCCGGGATCCGGTCGACAGGCGGCTTTCCCCAGCAGCGGACATCCCCGTCGTCACGCACTACACAGGTGTGCCAGGGGCTCGCGAAGATCCCCACGGCGGGGCCGCCGATCGGCAAATCGGGTGGCGGCATCTCTCCCGGCTCGTCGCCGAGGACGTCATCCGTGACATCAGGGCCGAGTTGGCCCCTCCAGTTCTGCCCCCAGCAGCGGACGCTCCCCGATTCGAGCAACACGCAGGTGTGCCTGCTTCCCATCGCGATCTGCACCGCTCGCCCGCCGATATCGACATCGCCGAAGGCACCCGCGGGCTCGTCGTCGCCGATGCGCTCCGAATGCCCGTAGCCGAGCTCGCCGAATGCGTTCGACCCCCAACAACGCACGTTGCCCGCGTCGAAGAGGACGCAGTTGCTCCCGGAACCCGAAACGAGCTGGACCACATCGGGGAAGCTGCAATCGGCGTCACAGCCGTCGTCGTCAACCGTGTTCCCGTCATCGCAGGATTCGCCCGGGTCGACGGCGCCGTCGCCGCAACGCGGAAGCGTACAGTTGCTGCGACAAGTACCCGGGCCGGCATCGGAGTTGCGCTCTCCCTCGTCGCATTCCTCCACCCCGGCGTGGACGACTCCATCGCCGCACCGGGCGAGCGTGCAAGTGCGCAAGCAAGCGTCTGATTCGTCCTCGTTACCGTCGTCGCATTCCTCCGTGTCGGCATGGACGATTCCATCTCCACACCGGTCGAGTGTGCAAGTAGGCAGACAAGCATCTCCCTCGTCGTCGTTGGCGTCGTCGCATTCGTCGACCCCTGCCGACACGACCCCGTCTCCGCAGACGTTTTCACAGGAGGCGACTTCGCAGACGATGTCCGGCTCGTCGCCGCAGCCTGCGAGCTGCAACGACAGCACAACGAGACCGATGATCCGTCCTACCGCCAATCTCACCCCTCCGGCCGGGGCACAGGAGCAACGTCCGTACCGTCGATCACGAAGAACGCATCCGAGGCCCCCATGCGGAGTGTCGGAATCGCGGCTGGCCCAGTCTGCGTACCTCGCCAGCTGTTGGCATCCGTCTCGGCGATGACCGTGACCTGGTGCGAACCCTTAAACGCGAGGCCAGAAATTGTGGCCTGGTAGATTCCGTCCGCGTTCTCGACAAGGGGAAAAGACTGTACGCCGCCGGTTGGATCAGTGACCCGCAAGCCGAGCGTCCCGAGGTCGCGGATGGTCGTCACGTAGATGGGCTCCACGACCACCTCGACCTGGTCCGAGACCGATGGGAGGCGCTTCGAGAGTTTGATGGCCAGCCTCTGTAGGGGCTGCCGAGCGAACACGGTTAGGTATCCGGTCTGCGCGGGCCAATCCGAGCTGGCGCTCTGGATCTCTACGGTCCATTCGCCCGCCAACGGCTGGCTCACCCGAATCATCTCGTAGAACGGGTCGTGTGTGAATTGAGCGTCGGCCCCGGGATTGCTAAGGGATCGGATCGAGCCGTCGGGTGCAATCAGGGTCGCGGACACGGCAAATCGTGACATCTGAGAAAGGTTGCCGGCGAGCACG is from Vulgatibacter sp. and encodes:
- a CDS encoding DUF4215 domain-containing protein, which translates into the protein MAVGRIIGLVVLSLQLAGCGDEPDIVCEVASCENVCGDGVVSAGVDECDDANDDEGDACLPTCTLDRCGDGIVHADTEECDDGNEDESDACLRTCTLARCGDGVVHAGVEECDEGERNSDAGPGTCRSNCTLPRCGDGAVDPGESCDDGNTVDDDGCDADCSFPDVVQLVSGSGSNCVLFDAGNVRCWGSNAFGELGYGHSERIGDDEPAGAFGDVDIGGRAVQIAMGSRHTCVLLESGSVRCWGQNWRGQLGPDVTDDVLGDEPGEMPPPDLPIGGPAVGIFASPWHTCVVRDDGDVRCWGKPPVDRIPGLENVDEVGVVRQLVFGAWHACALLDPGSVRCWTTTVTGYHGYGHTNSVALEDADVVDVGGTVVQLDLSGEHTCAVLESGAVHCWGNGADGRLGYGSVENVGDDETPRDAGAVGLGEPAVQVAAGEFHSCALLASGRVRCWGQLWYGQLGYGDRFPRTAQGGAPLALGDEAGEMPPPEVDVGGRVVQISAGASHTCALLDHGGVRCWGGGGYDYQLGYGRPISLDEPPASAGDVPLYANEPPP